In Burkholderia sp. WP9, a genomic segment contains:
- the ppc gene encoding phosphoenolpyruvate carboxylase, whose amino-acid sequence MTSSGPARPARRNTASPNARAADAAAAPTASAAASATASQPAPAKRAGKAAQAANAAKAGKPAKTSTPVKSDKAVKAVKTDKTANKTTQPASKAPAQKSAKAGSTKVKIVAAPKTAKAEKAAQAPTLQAVTEQTAAPAPKGNGRTREDKDHPLFQDIRYLGRLLGDVLREQEGDAVFDVVETIRQTAVRFRREDDSAAAQTLDKKLRSLSPEQTVSVVRAFSYFSHLANIAEDRHRNRRHRIHELAGSTSQPGTIAHSLERLVEAGAAATPVLQEFFNNALIVPVLTAHPTEVQRKSILDAQHDVARLLAERDQQLTDRERAHNEAMLRARVTSLWQTRMLRDSRLSVADEIENALSYYRATFLEEIPALYADIEEALAEHGLEARLPPFFQMGSWIGGDRDGNPNVTAETLENAITRQAAVIFEHYMEQVHKLGAELSVSNLLAGASDALKELAEISPDQSPHRTDEPYRRALIGMYTRLAASARVRLGEGSVPVRSAGRGAAPIRAKPYADSSEFVRDLHVLIDSLAEHHGAPLAAPRLSPLARAAEVFGFHLASIDLRQSSDVHEAVITELLRRAGVEENYAGLSEADKLTVLLSELAQPRPLRLPFAEYSDLVKSELGVLEEARRTREKFGARAVRNYIISHTETVSDLVEVMLLQKETGLLRGCLGNANDPAQAALMVIPLFETIPDLRNAPHIMRDLIALPGVDALIEHQGNEQEVMLGYSDSNKDGGFLTSNWELYRAELALVSLFNERGVTLRLFHGRGGTVGRGGGPTYQAILSQPPGTVDGQIRLTEQGEVIASKFGNPEIGRRNLETVVAATLEASLLPHGIAPAQLPAFEETMQQLSDAAMASYRALVYETPGFKEYFFESTPIAEIAELNIGSRPASRKLQDPKQRKIEDLRAIPWGFSWGQCRLLLTGWYGFGSAVAAYLDGAPSDAERTRRLSLLRKMHKTWPFFSTLLSNMDMVLAKTDLAVASRYAALVSDKKLRKHVFERIVAEWERTSKVLSEITGKSERLAENPLLARSIKNRFPYLDPLNHLQVELLKRHRGGDTNARVRRGIHLSINGIAAGLRNTG is encoded by the coding sequence CGGCAAGCCCGCCAAAACGTCCACGCCCGTCAAGTCGGACAAGGCTGTGAAGGCTGTCAAAACGGATAAGACGGCGAACAAGACAACGCAGCCCGCATCCAAGGCTCCGGCACAGAAATCGGCCAAGGCCGGCTCCACGAAGGTCAAGATCGTCGCCGCACCGAAGACCGCGAAGGCCGAGAAAGCCGCGCAAGCGCCCACGCTGCAAGCCGTGACGGAGCAGACCGCCGCGCCCGCGCCGAAAGGCAATGGCCGCACGCGCGAGGACAAGGACCATCCGCTGTTCCAGGACATCCGTTATCTGGGACGCCTGCTCGGCGACGTGCTGCGCGAGCAGGAAGGCGACGCGGTGTTCGACGTCGTCGAAACGATCCGTCAGACGGCCGTGCGCTTTCGCCGCGAAGACGACAGCGCCGCCGCGCAGACGCTCGACAAGAAGCTGCGCTCGCTGAGCCCGGAACAGACGGTCAGCGTGGTGCGCGCCTTCAGCTATTTCTCGCATCTCGCGAACATTGCTGAAGACCGCCACCGCAATCGCCGTCACCGGATTCACGAGCTGGCCGGCTCGACCTCGCAGCCGGGCACGATTGCGCACTCGCTCGAGCGCCTCGTCGAAGCGGGCGCGGCCGCCACGCCGGTCCTGCAAGAGTTCTTCAACAACGCGCTGATCGTGCCGGTGCTCACCGCGCACCCGACCGAAGTGCAGCGCAAGAGCATTCTCGACGCGCAGCACGATGTCGCGCGCCTGCTCGCCGAACGCGACCAGCAACTGACCGACCGCGAACGCGCGCACAACGAAGCGATGCTGCGCGCCCGCGTCACGTCGCTGTGGCAAACGCGCATGCTGCGCGATTCGCGTCTCTCCGTGGCCGACGAAATCGAAAACGCGCTGTCGTACTACCGCGCCACCTTCCTCGAAGAAATCCCGGCGCTCTACGCCGATATCGAAGAAGCGCTCGCCGAGCACGGCCTCGAAGCGCGCCTGCCGCCGTTCTTCCAGATGGGCAGCTGGATCGGCGGCGACCGCGACGGCAATCCGAACGTCACGGCCGAAACGCTCGAAAACGCGATCACCCGCCAGGCCGCGGTGATCTTCGAGCACTACATGGAACAGGTGCACAAGCTCGGCGCCGAGTTGTCGGTGTCGAACCTGCTGGCCGGCGCCAGCGACGCCCTGAAGGAACTCGCGGAGATCTCGCCCGACCAGTCGCCGCATCGCACGGACGAGCCGTATCGCCGCGCGTTGATCGGCATGTACACGCGGCTGGCGGCAAGCGCGCGCGTGCGTCTCGGCGAAGGCAGCGTGCCGGTGCGCAGCGCGGGCCGCGGCGCGGCGCCGATTCGCGCCAAGCCTTACGCGGACTCGTCCGAATTCGTGCGCGACCTGCACGTGCTAATCGATTCGCTCGCCGAGCATCACGGTGCGCCGCTCGCCGCCCCGCGTCTGTCGCCGCTCGCGCGCGCCGCCGAAGTGTTCGGCTTCCATCTGGCGAGCATCGACTTGCGTCAGAGCTCCGACGTTCACGAAGCGGTGATTACCGAGCTGCTGCGTCGCGCGGGCGTCGAAGAAAACTATGCGGGGCTCTCCGAAGCGGACAAGCTCACCGTGCTGCTGTCGGAGCTGGCGCAGCCGCGTCCGTTGCGTCTGCCATTCGCGGAGTACTCGGACCTCGTGAAGAGCGAGCTCGGCGTGCTCGAAGAAGCCCGCCGCACGCGCGAGAAATTCGGTGCGCGCGCGGTGCGCAACTACATCATTTCGCACACGGAGACGGTGAGCGATCTGGTGGAAGTGATGCTGCTGCAAAAGGAAACCGGCCTGCTGCGCGGTTGCCTCGGCAACGCGAACGATCCGGCTCAGGCGGCCCTGATGGTGATCCCGCTGTTCGAGACGATCCCCGACTTGCGTAACGCGCCTCACATCATGCGCGATCTGATCGCGCTGCCGGGCGTCGATGCGCTGATCGAACATCAGGGCAACGAGCAGGAAGTGATGCTCGGCTACTCGGACAGCAACAAGGACGGCGGCTTCCTCACGTCGAACTGGGAGTTGTACCGCGCCGAACTCGCGCTGGTGTCGCTCTTCAACGAACGCGGCGTGACGCTGCGTCTGTTCCATGGACGCGGAGGCACCGTCGGCCGTGGCGGCGGCCCGACCTATCAGGCGATTCTGTCGCAGCCGCCGGGCACTGTTGACGGCCAGATCCGTTTGACCGAGCAAGGCGAAGTGATCGCCAGCAAGTTCGGCAATCCGGAGATCGGCCGCCGCAATCTGGAGACGGTGGTCGCCGCGACGCTCGAAGCGTCGTTGCTGCCGCACGGCATCGCCCCGGCGCAACTGCCCGCGTTCGAAGAAACGATGCAGCAGTTGTCCGATGCGGCGATGGCGTCGTATCGCGCGCTGGTCTATGAAACGCCCGGCTTCAAGGAGTATTTCTTCGAGTCGACGCCGATCGCGGAGATTGCCGAATTGAATATCGGCAGCCGTCCCGCTTCGCGCAAACTGCAGGATCCGAAGCAACGCAAGATCGAAGATCTGCGCGCGATTCCGTGGGGTTTCTCGTGGGGCCAATGCCGTTTGCTGCTGACCGGCTGGTACGGATTCGGCAGCGCGGTGGCCGCGTATCTGGACGGCGCGCCGAGCGACGCCGAGCGCACGCGCCGTCTCTCGCTTCTGCGGAAAATGCACAAGACGTGGCCGTTCTTCTCGACTCTGCTGTCGAACATGGACATGGTGCTGGCGAAGACCGACCTCGCGGTCGCCTCGCGCTATGCCGCGCTCGTGTCCGACAAGAAGCTGCGCAAGCACGTGTTCGAGCGGATCGTCGCGGAATGGGAGCGTACGTCGAAGGTGTTGTCGGAGATCACGGGCAAGAGCGAACGGCTCGCGGAGAACCCGCTGCTCGCGCGTTCGATCAAGAACCGCTTCCCGTATCTGGATCCGCTGAATCACTTGCAGGTCGAGTTGCTCAAGCGTCACCGCGGGGGCGACACCAACGCCCGCGTGCGGCGCGGGATTCATTTGAGCATCAACGGGATTGCGGCGGGCCTGCGTAATACGGGCTAA
- a CDS encoding class I SAM-dependent methyltransferase — MKHHDQVADAFGSTAAAYLTSPTHATGADLRTLAEAIAATPDATVLDMGCGAGHASFAVAPHAKAVVAYDIAPPMLATVEGAAKERGLGNIRTQQGAAEVLPFADHSFDWVISRMSAHHWHDVPLALAEVRRVLKPGGKVLFIDIAGSDHPLLDTHIQAIELLRDASHIRDYRADEWLALFAAAGLQASIRERWRIDIEFSSWVARMRTPEPRVVAIRSMWASAPDEVRQYFDVQEDGSFKLDALMIEAQ; from the coding sequence ATGAAGCATCACGATCAGGTCGCCGACGCCTTCGGCTCGACCGCCGCCGCTTATCTGACGAGCCCGACTCATGCCACCGGCGCCGATCTGCGGACGCTGGCCGAAGCGATTGCGGCGACGCCGGATGCGACGGTGCTCGACATGGGCTGCGGCGCGGGCCACGCGAGTTTCGCGGTGGCGCCGCACGCGAAAGCGGTGGTCGCGTACGACATCGCGCCGCCAATGCTGGCGACGGTGGAGGGCGCCGCGAAAGAGCGCGGCCTCGGCAATATCCGCACGCAGCAGGGCGCGGCCGAGGTGCTGCCGTTCGCCGATCATTCGTTCGACTGGGTGATCAGCCGGATGAGCGCGCATCACTGGCACGACGTGCCGCTCGCGCTTGCCGAAGTGCGTCGCGTGCTGAAGCCGGGCGGCAAGGTGCTGTTTATCGACATCGCCGGCAGCGATCATCCGCTGCTCGACACGCATATTCAGGCGATCGAGTTGCTGCGCGATGCGTCGCATATCCGCGATTACCGCGCCGACGAATGGCTCGCGTTATTCGCCGCGGCGGGTCTTCAGGCATCGATTCGCGAGCGTTGGCGCATCGATATCGAGTTCAGCTCGTGGGTGGCGCGCATGCGCACGCCGGAGCCGCGCGTGGTGGCGATTCGCTCGATGTGGGCGTCCGCACCGGATGAAGTCCGTCAATATTTCGATGTGCAGGAAGACGGCTCGTTCAAGCTCGACGCGCTGATGATCGAGGCGCAATGA